A portion of the Bacteroides faecium genome contains these proteins:
- a CDS encoding BACON domain-containing protein translates to MKKLYNNTLLQLIFALCTFSLVACQEFDIDSQPEGPLNIQIDALESYTALATSPSNIVFNISSNTPWTIESDQQWCKPTPSMSAASSLVSEIVVTLENNIGKQKRTARLTIKAEGIEGTKVVNIEQASKEDLVVIRPTDIVPTEGGMISFNIISNKPWEIITTTQFLENIDKMSGTGNENGEKETITIIVPQNTGAIRSAEMTVKTAFQEETFTITQDGIVIETKNEEDAVNTMSGEGEEKTIEINSSVEWKIEIPAEYKEWLSAEADGNQLKLSTTFNNLFVPRTGHILLYPKMNVPGFEGVPIEVTQPRNMSLNRGEETVDPVTGYATIQSTGSSRYVNNFGLRKGKITWEFDKIDMPDSNSAFDMNGDTWSFGDGTSYIHAWLRPESANQASELWAQWDWTDSAFRLENFGLSMSDVKSVAIEAKDDPENEGKICIVMYVNGKEVTRHRGKPDYYSENPSFGGHQFYFGFEMEADQVCTMTFKSINFESYE, encoded by the coding sequence ATGAAAAAGTTATATAACAACACATTATTGCAACTGATTTTTGCATTGTGCACATTCAGTCTTGTAGCATGTCAGGAGTTCGATATCGACTCACAGCCGGAAGGCCCTCTCAACATCCAGATAGATGCTCTGGAGTCTTACACTGCTTTGGCTACTTCCCCAAGTAACATCGTTTTTAATATCAGTTCCAACACACCATGGACTATTGAAAGTGACCAACAGTGGTGCAAGCCTACTCCCTCTATGAGTGCGGCAAGTTCACTGGTTTCGGAGATTGTAGTAACGCTTGAAAATAATATAGGAAAGCAAAAGCGTACAGCCCGGCTGACTATCAAGGCGGAAGGCATCGAAGGAACTAAGGTGGTGAATATCGAACAGGCTTCGAAAGAAGATTTGGTGGTAATTCGTCCTACGGATATCGTTCCTACCGAAGGAGGCATGATTTCATTCAATATTATCTCCAACAAGCCATGGGAAATCATTACCACTACACAATTCCTCGAGAATATCGATAAAATGTCCGGTACGGGAAATGAGAACGGTGAAAAAGAGACTATCACCATTATTGTACCCCAAAATACAGGAGCGATAAGAAGTGCAGAAATGACCGTAAAAACTGCTTTCCAAGAGGAGACGTTTACTATTACGCAAGACGGTATTGTGATTGAGACCAAAAATGAAGAAGATGCCGTTAACACTATGAGCGGAGAAGGTGAAGAGAAAACCATAGAAATCAACTCTAGTGTAGAATGGAAAATAGAAATTCCGGCTGAATACAAAGAATGGCTGAGTGCAGAAGCAGACGGTAATCAGTTAAAACTTTCCACTACGTTTAACAACTTATTCGTCCCGCGTACCGGACACATCCTGTTGTATCCTAAGATGAATGTTCCGGGATTTGAAGGTGTACCTATTGAAGTGACACAACCCAGAAATATGTCTCTAAACAGAGGAGAGGAGACGGTTGATCCGGTGACAGGATATGCCACTATCCAAAGTACAGGTTCATCCAGATATGTAAATAATTTCGGACTTAGGAAAGGAAAAATCACCTGGGAATTTGACAAGATAGATATGCCGGACAGTAATTCCGCGTTTGATATGAACGGAGATACATGGTCGTTCGGTGACGGAACTAGTTACATCCACGCTTGGTTAAGGCCAGAATCTGCAAATCAAGCTTCTGAATTGTGGGCACAATGGGATTGGACAGATTCTGCTTTCAGACTGGAAAATTTTGGTCTAAGTATGAGTGATGTTAAATCAGTTGCCATAGAAGCCAAGGATGATCCGGAGAATGAAGGAAAAATATGCATTGTAATGTATGTCAATGGTAAAGAGGTAACACGTCATAGAGGAAAGCCTGACTATTATTCGGAGAATCCATCATTTGGCGGACATCAGTTCTATTTTGGATTTGAGATGGAAGCAGACCAAGTTTGTACGATGACATTCAAGTCTATCAACTTTGAATCCTATGAATAA
- a CDS encoding BACON domain-containing protein, with translation MKSIIHKTIYQALLLLALPATGFLLQSCEEEKAEKWVDLRYRVEDSYVVEASNPKPFSFEVKSTDPWEVFGKYDWYTLSPATGEAGKTYTVTVTCKENTALDDRTDTIHIKSDYWTGKRFVLTQKGTAYLNLEGVEMINQEGDAMTFNVLSNQKWSAEVTEGDIWLSVRGSNGKIEGEQNGQITVEATPNTGEMRTGVVTIYDRHGKVATEVRCTQDGVLLTPETPENGKWFAIYEQEQELRISVESNAEWTVYKENELDDTWYDFEKTSFSGSEELVIKVSEHTGSSVRTGTIILATKAAEGATPLTKTVRFKQANPKRPEVHGMDVTLGTQYGPGSLMPGRYNFYFEPFNANFELFFMWGDVELRFHVTDNTTLLSTRPWCSDVFDDRSDCRHTVDSSQPNVLSFELQESVTPTGSWLYTEWILNDKIIAKATSDGVSDADGTSDTWKVPFSQLSSGGSFLVRATSGSLVFTKWEYVAPLNWGD, from the coding sequence ATGAAATCAATTATACATAAAACAATATATCAGGCCTTACTTCTTTTAGCATTGCCTGCAACAGGTTTCCTATTGCAGAGCTGCGAAGAGGAAAAAGCAGAGAAGTGGGTAGACCTGCGCTATAGAGTAGAAGACTCTTACGTGGTTGAAGCCTCCAATCCGAAGCCGTTCTCTTTCGAGGTCAAGTCCACAGACCCATGGGAAGTCTTCGGGAAATATGATTGGTATACCCTCTCACCTGCAACAGGTGAAGCGGGTAAGACTTATACGGTAACTGTTACCTGCAAAGAGAATACCGCATTGGATGACCGCACAGACACTATTCACATCAAAAGCGACTATTGGACAGGCAAGCGCTTTGTGCTCACTCAGAAAGGTACAGCCTATCTGAATCTAGAAGGCGTGGAAATGATTAACCAAGAGGGCGACGCTATGACATTCAACGTACTCAGTAACCAAAAGTGGAGTGCCGAAGTGACAGAAGGCGACATCTGGCTCTCTGTCCGAGGTAGCAACGGAAAAATTGAAGGTGAGCAAAACGGACAGATTACAGTAGAAGCAACTCCCAACACAGGTGAAATGAGAACGGGTGTAGTAACCATCTACGACCGCCACGGAAAAGTTGCCACGGAAGTGCGATGTACACAAGACGGTGTGTTGCTGACACCGGAAACACCTGAGAACGGCAAATGGTTTGCCATTTACGAGCAGGAACAGGAATTACGGATTTCCGTAGAGTCCAATGCGGAATGGACTGTCTATAAAGAGAATGAGCTGGATGACACATGGTACGACTTCGAGAAAACGTCCTTCTCCGGTTCCGAAGAGTTGGTAATCAAAGTATCCGAACATACAGGCTCCAGCGTCCGTACAGGGACAATTATACTGGCAACCAAAGCCGCGGAAGGCGCTACCCCGCTGACCAAGACTGTGAGGTTCAAGCAGGCGAATCCCAAACGTCCTGAAGTACATGGCATGGACGTAACATTAGGCACTCAATACGGTCCCGGCAGCTTGATGCCCGGACGCTACAACTTCTATTTCGAACCTTTCAATGCCAACTTCGAACTCTTCTTCATGTGGGGAGATGTGGAACTCCGTTTCCATGTCACCGACAACACCACCCTCCTGAGTACAAGACCTTGGTGTAGCGATGTGTTCGACGACAGATCTGATTGCCGCCACACTGTAGATTCCAGTCAACCCAATGTGCTGTCGTTTGAACTCCAGGAGAGTGTGACACCTACCGGCAGTTGGCTCTACACAGAGTGGATACTGAACGATAAGATAATCGCCAAAGCAACCAGCGACGGCGTGAGCGATGCGGACGGTACGAGTGACACGTGGAAAGTGCCATTCTCGCAACTCAGTTCCGGCGGAAGCTTCCTTGTCAGAGCAACAAGCGGCAGTCTCGTATTTACCAAATGGGAATACGTAGCTCCATTAAACTGGGGAGACTGA
- a CDS encoding DUF4971 domain-containing protein — protein MMKKKILFILSLAFIGISCFACLDDDTKYVTQKKTNYPLTAFAVGVNNVQTGTTSYYHGKIDQTTHRIEIGTLENANVITDVDYTLMDGATISPDPATFIQNWQKEQKVTVTTADNQSTTYTIALPKYDETLRDIIFIDDFNVNGIPNPDSWVLCQRSTSDWCDEMSESYDQAYVEDGKLILKAEKIGNEYRAGGIESMGKVDFTFGRVEVRARIPNHPDGAFPAIWLMPQKSAPLYSSWPNGGEIDIMEHIRQEDVIYQTVHTHYTYDLNIKDPINSTSVTCNYEDWNIYAVEWTENKITFFVNDQETFSYENLKLTNEEEMKQWPFTKDSSFYIILNMGLGGKADSWAGPIDDTNLPAIMEVDWVKVSKLN, from the coding sequence ATGATGAAAAAAAAAATATTATTTATACTGAGCTTGGCATTCATCGGCATCTCCTGCTTTGCATGTCTGGACGATGATACAAAGTATGTCACCCAAAAGAAAACTAATTATCCGCTTACGGCTTTTGCCGTAGGAGTGAATAACGTACAAACGGGCACCACTTCCTATTATCATGGTAAAATAGACCAGACCACCCACAGGATAGAAATCGGAACCCTCGAGAATGCGAATGTCATCACCGACGTAGATTATACACTTATGGACGGAGCTACCATTTCACCGGATCCTGCCACTTTTATACAGAACTGGCAGAAAGAGCAGAAGGTGACTGTCACCACCGCAGATAATCAATCGACGACTTACACCATCGCATTACCGAAGTATGACGAAACATTGAGAGACATTATCTTTATAGACGATTTCAACGTGAACGGCATTCCTAACCCCGACAGTTGGGTACTCTGTCAAAGGTCAACATCGGACTGGTGCGACGAAATGTCCGAAAGCTACGACCAAGCGTATGTAGAAGACGGCAAACTGATACTAAAGGCAGAAAAAATAGGCAATGAATATCGTGCCGGTGGCATCGAGTCAATGGGTAAGGTCGACTTCACTTTCGGACGTGTTGAAGTTAGGGCAAGAATCCCCAATCATCCGGACGGAGCTTTCCCCGCTATCTGGTTAATGCCTCAGAAATCTGCCCCCTTATACAGCAGTTGGCCGAATGGCGGTGAGATTGACATTATGGAGCACATTCGGCAAGAGGACGTGATTTATCAGACTGTGCATACCCACTATACCTACGATTTGAACATCAAAGACCCTATCAACTCGACATCGGTAACTTGCAACTACGAGGACTGGAATATCTACGCCGTTGAATGGACAGAAAATAAAATTACATTCTTTGTCAACGACCAGGAAACTTTTTCTTATGAGAACCTCAAACTGACAAATGAAGAAGAAATGAAGCAGTGGCCTTTCACTAAAGATTCTTCTTTCTACATCATCCTGAACATGGGACTCGGAGGAAAAGCAGACTCATGGGCAGGTCCTATTGATGATACTAACCTACCTGCCATCATGGAAGTGGATTGGGTAAAGGTTAGCAAATTAAACTAA
- a CDS encoding hybrid sensor histidine kinase/response regulator transcription factor: MNRILLKICLMFFFIGMVHSLRSQSPYYYYKQLGIKEGLSQSRVQCILNDYRGYLWIGTESGLNCYDRDHLKHYLHRPGDENTLPSDNIIFIAEDSLCNLWVATTVGICLYNRENDNFKTLSNNGKPIYVASCLLVEGGVLLGGSGDIYKYDYVTNKLEPLYYAKDPAYYVPFWEMVRYDDEHVLLNSCWNGIYSFNIKTHELKKIETFTAKSYTALFLDSHRRLWVGVYGSGLYCYQEGKLLKHFTTSNSLLTYDVVHDIVEKDNQLWVATDGGGISIISLDDFSFTDIQQKQDDVHSFPANTIYRLYLDPANNMWAGSIRRGLIGIRNVFACSYRNVPFGNLYGLSNQTINSFFQDTDGKVWVGTDGGGINRFDPPTGTFKHYPSTMYKKVVAIVEYTPDELLFSSFNEGLFIFHKLTGRIRPFILVDKETNDRECIDGFSVNIRRITSDKILFSGQHIFVYDISRREFDIVATMGSEYERNSPLIIATVGTKTYLVDLKNICEYDSSEGVFKTIFRGKYIINDASRDEDGIFWLASTEGLVRCDPRTGESELIKTSLFQEVSSVVTDSQHRVWVGTRRYLFVYSSLTGNFVTLDEVDGVLPNEYLFQATLLAHNGDVFLGGTMGMTVINSAFHLDTEGEHTVELLDVLLNGLPVPLSEKREKTFETIRVPWNFSSLQLKVLLNEEDVFRKNFFRFNIEEIGQDLANSNSNSLVINHLPIGEYTITASYYTRNGGWSVKQPVLHVVVVPPWWKRGWFYAGLCILMGVIVYGITFYFYRKKKAKQKREILRLKNKMYEEKINFLTNISHELRTPLTLICAPLKRIINHEPGSDREVEKLLVPIYKQAHQMKNIIDMVLDVRKLEEGKDMLHILPYSLNEWVRSVGDKFADEYRVKGIRLEYELDERIGKVPFDKNKCEFVLSNFLMNALKFSEPETTTMLITCLLEREGRVRISVKDEGMGLNMVDTDSLFSSFYQGIHEKGGSGIGLSYAKSLIAHHKGKVGASNTDGKGAVFYFELPLLADTYGRQELLQADTSTGVEVNEQDKIDYTFLKKYSVMVVEDTSELRNYLKETLGNYFARVYVAKDGKEGLEQIKDRLPDIIISDVMMPRMNGFELCKEVKTNLKISHIPFILLTAYHNSQNMYTGYKTGADVFFPKPFEIDSLLALIHNQLRQREQIRARYKDDKLLTHKDMSFSNADEAFLLKLNTLIADNMSNPELDVAFLATNMCISRSLLFNKVKTITGMGIIDYVNKQRIERSVVLLTTTTMNITEISEVVGFSSLRYFSKVFKSIKGEIPSAYRKQDKVGGDTGS, encoded by the coding sequence ATGAATAGGATTCTGTTGAAAATATGTTTAATGTTCTTCTTTATCGGAATGGTGCATTCCCTTCGAAGCCAGTCACCTTACTATTATTATAAACAGCTTGGAATTAAAGAAGGACTTTCGCAGTCAAGGGTACAATGTATCCTGAATGATTATAGAGGCTATTTGTGGATTGGTACGGAGTCTGGCTTGAATTGTTACGATCGTGATCATTTGAAACATTATTTGCATCGGCCAGGAGATGAAAATACCTTACCTTCAGATAATATAATTTTTATAGCAGAAGATTCTTTATGTAATTTGTGGGTAGCTACAACAGTTGGTATTTGTCTTTACAATAGAGAAAATGATAATTTTAAAACTTTGTCAAATAATGGCAAACCGATTTATGTTGCTTCCTGTTTATTGGTAGAAGGAGGTGTCTTGTTGGGCGGTTCAGGTGATATTTATAAATATGATTATGTCACTAATAAACTTGAACCTTTATATTATGCAAAAGATCCTGCTTATTATGTCCCTTTTTGGGAGATGGTGCGTTATGATGACGAACATGTGTTGCTCAATTCATGTTGGAATGGCATATATTCTTTCAATATTAAAACCCATGAGTTAAAGAAAATAGAAACTTTTACCGCGAAGAGCTATACTGCTCTTTTCTTAGATTCTCATAGGCGGCTGTGGGTAGGCGTTTATGGAAGTGGGCTGTATTGTTATCAAGAGGGCAAACTTTTAAAACATTTTACAACATCCAATTCGTTGCTGACATATGATGTTGTTCACGACATCGTGGAAAAAGATAATCAACTTTGGGTGGCAACCGATGGTGGAGGAATTAGTATCATCTCTTTGGATGATTTTTCGTTTACTGACATTCAGCAGAAACAGGATGATGTCCATTCGTTTCCTGCCAATACCATCTATCGGCTTTATCTGGATCCTGCCAATAATATGTGGGCGGGGAGTATTCGTAGGGGATTGATTGGCATAAGGAATGTATTTGCCTGCTCTTATCGGAATGTTCCTTTCGGCAATTTGTATGGGTTGAGTAATCAGACCATTAATAGTTTCTTTCAAGATACTGACGGGAAGGTCTGGGTAGGGACTGATGGTGGTGGAATCAATCGGTTTGATCCACCGACAGGGACTTTTAAGCATTATCCCTCTACTATGTACAAGAAAGTGGTTGCTATTGTCGAGTATACTCCTGATGAACTGTTATTTTCCTCTTTCAACGAAGGACTCTTTATTTTTCATAAATTGACGGGGCGGATACGTCCTTTCATTTTGGTTGATAAGGAGACAAATGACCGTGAATGTATTGATGGTTTTTCTGTCAATATCCGGCGGATAACGTCGGATAAGATTCTTTTCAGTGGGCAACATATTTTTGTATACGATATTAGTCGCCGTGAATTTGATATTGTCGCCACTATGGGGAGCGAATACGAACGAAACTCCCCATTGATTATAGCAACGGTGGGTACGAAAACCTATCTTGTTGATTTGAAGAACATTTGTGAATACGATTCTTCGGAAGGGGTTTTCAAAACGATTTTTCGGGGAAAATATATTATTAATGATGCATCGCGTGACGAAGATGGCATTTTTTGGTTGGCATCTACTGAGGGGCTGGTACGTTGTGACCCACGAACAGGAGAGAGTGAATTGATCAAGACAAGTCTGTTTCAAGAAGTATCTTCTGTGGTGACTGATAGTCAGCATCGGGTATGGGTAGGAACGAGGCGATATTTGTTTGTGTATTCTTCTCTTACCGGGAACTTTGTTACGTTGGACGAAGTAGATGGAGTTTTGCCTAATGAATATCTTTTTCAGGCTACTCTCCTTGCTCATAACGGAGATGTTTTTTTAGGTGGTACTATGGGGATGACAGTGATAAATTCTGCTTTTCATTTAGATACGGAAGGAGAACATACCGTTGAATTATTGGATGTACTGCTGAATGGACTGCCGGTTCCATTATCCGAAAAGCGGGAGAAAACTTTTGAAACGATTCGTGTTCCATGGAATTTCTCGTCCTTACAACTGAAAGTTCTGTTGAACGAGGAAGATGTGTTTCGTAAAAACTTTTTCCGCTTTAATATAGAAGAAATCGGGCAGGACTTGGCTAATTCCAATTCAAACTCTTTGGTTATTAATCATCTCCCCATAGGGGAGTATACAATTACTGCTTCTTATTATACCCGTAATGGGGGATGGAGTGTGAAGCAGCCGGTTCTTCATGTTGTGGTTGTTCCCCCTTGGTGGAAGCGCGGATGGTTTTATGCAGGGCTGTGTATATTGATGGGGGTAATAGTTTACGGAATTACTTTCTATTTTTACCGGAAAAAGAAAGCCAAACAGAAACGGGAAATTCTGCGTCTGAAAAACAAAATGTATGAAGAGAAAATTAATTTCTTGACAAACATTAGTCATGAACTTCGTACACCTCTCACGCTGATTTGTGCACCGTTGAAGCGCATTATTAATCATGAGCCAGGTAGTGACCGTGAGGTAGAAAAGTTATTGGTTCCGATTTATAAGCAAGCACACCAAATGAAGAACATTATCGACATGGTGCTTGACGTGCGGAAACTGGAAGAGGGAAAAGATATGTTGCATATCCTGCCCTATTCTCTGAATGAGTGGGTACGGTCTGTCGGAGATAAATTTGCCGATGAATATCGTGTGAAGGGTATCCGCCTGGAATATGAACTGGATGAACGGATAGGAAAGGTTCCTTTTGATAAGAATAAGTGTGAGTTCGTTCTTTCTAACTTTTTGATGAATGCACTTAAGTTCAGTGAACCGGAGACTACTACAATGCTGATTACCTGTTTGTTGGAGAGAGAAGGACGAGTGCGGATTTCTGTCAAGGACGAAGGAATGGGGCTGAATATGGTGGATACAGATTCTCTTTTCTCAAGTTTCTATCAAGGGATACACGAGAAGGGAGGAAGTGGTATCGGTCTTTCTTATGCGAAGAGCCTTATTGCCCATCATAAGGGAAAAGTGGGTGCTTCGAATACAGATGGGAAAGGGGCGGTGTTCTATTTTGAGTTACCGTTATTGGCGGATACATACGGGCGGCAAGAACTGTTGCAGGCAGATACGTCTACAGGAGTGGAAGTGAATGAGCAGGACAAGATTGATTATACTTTCTTAAAAAAATATTCGGTGATGGTGGTAGAAGATACTTCCGAATTACGAAATTATTTGAAAGAAACGCTGGGTAATTACTTTGCTCGTGTATACGTTGCTAAGGATGGCAAAGAAGGGTTGGAGCAAATCAAAGACCGATTGCCGGACATTATCATCAGTGATGTCATGATGCCTCGGATGAATGGGTTTGAACTATGTAAGGAAGTGAAGACTAATTTGAAAATCAGTCATATTCCATTCATATTATTAACTGCCTATCATAATTCACAAAATATGTACACCGGTTATAAGACTGGGGCGGACGTTTTTTTTCCGAAGCCTTTTGAGATAGATAGTTTGCTGGCACTGATTCATAACCAACTGCGGCAGCGTGAACAGATCAGGGCACGCTACAAGGACGACAAACTGTTGACGCATAAGGATATGAGTTTCAGTAATGCTGATGAGGCTTTCCTACTGAAACTGAACACGCTGATTGCGGACAACATGAGCAATCCGGAACTGGATGTCGCATTTTTGGCTACTAATATGTGCATCAGTCGCTCATTGTTGTTCAATAAAGTGAAAACTATCACGGGTATGGGGATTATAGACTATGTGAATAAGCAGCGTATTGAACGGTCTGTCGTGTTACTTACAACCACCACTATGAATATTACTGAGATTTCTGAAGTAGTGGGCTTTTCCTCCTTACGCTATTTCAGCAAGGTATTCAAATCTATAAAAGGAGAGATTCCTTCTGCTTACCGGAAACAGGATAAGGTGGGAGGCGACACCGGTTCGTGA
- the topA gene encoding type I DNA topoisomerase has protein sequence MQKNLVIVESPAKAKTIEKFLGKDFKVLSSYGHIRDLKKKDFSIDVEKNFKPNYEIPADKKALVSTLKAEAKEAETVWLASDEDREGEAIAWHLYEVLKLKPENTKRIVFHEITKSAILKAIEQPRDIDINLVNAQQARRILDRIVGFELSPVLWRKVKPALSAGRVQSVAVRLIVEREREIHAFKSEAAYRVTAVFLVPDTDGKLVEMKAELARRIKTKKEAKAFLEVCQGANFAIEDITTRPVKKTPPAPFTTSTLQQEAARKLGYTVAQTMMIAQRLYESGFITYMRTDSVNLSEFATIGSKDAIVKMMGERYVHPRHFETKTKGAQEAHEAIRPTYMENQSVEGSAQEKKLYELIWKRTIASQMADAELEKTTATITISGSSDVFTAIGEVIKFDGFLHVYRESYDDDSEQEDESRLLPPLKKGQKLEHGPITATERFTQRPPRYTEASLVRKLEELGIGRPSTYAPTISTIQQREYVEKGNKDGEERNFNVMTLKDNQIKDENHSEITGAEKSKLFPTDTGTVVNDFLTEYFPDILDFNFTASVEKDFDEIAEGGVQWTSIMKTFYDKFHPSVENTLAIKTEHKIGERMLGEDPESGKPVSVKIGRFGPMAQIGTAEDEEKPRFAQLKKGQSIETITLEEVLELFKLPRTLGEYEGKTVSVGIGRFGPYILHNKVYVSLPKTIDPMKINLEEAELLILEKRKKEAERHIKKFEEEPELEILNGRFGPYITYKGNNYKIPKDIVPQDLSLQSCMELIKIQDEKGATSAPKKKFAKKK, from the coding sequence ATGCAGAAAAACCTTGTCATTGTCGAGTCTCCGGCAAAAGCAAAAACGATTGAAAAGTTTCTTGGGAAAGATTTCAAGGTCCTTTCAAGTTACGGACACATACGCGACCTGAAGAAGAAAGACTTCAGCATCGACGTAGAGAAGAATTTTAAGCCCAACTACGAAATCCCGGCAGACAAAAAGGCTTTGGTCAGCACACTGAAAGCAGAAGCGAAAGAAGCGGAAACCGTATGGCTCGCATCCGATGAGGACCGCGAGGGAGAGGCTATCGCCTGGCATCTGTATGAGGTCTTAAAACTAAAACCGGAAAACACAAAACGAATCGTATTCCATGAAATTACGAAGAGCGCTATCTTAAAAGCGATTGAACAACCACGCGATATAGACATCAACCTCGTGAATGCACAGCAGGCACGGCGTATCCTGGACCGCATTGTGGGTTTCGAACTGTCTCCCGTACTCTGGAGAAAAGTGAAACCGGCTCTTTCGGCAGGACGCGTACAGTCGGTTGCCGTCCGCCTGATAGTTGAGCGCGAACGCGAAATCCATGCTTTCAAATCGGAAGCGGCTTATCGTGTGACCGCCGTTTTCCTCGTGCCCGACACGGACGGAAAACTGGTGGAGATGAAAGCCGAACTGGCTCGCCGCATCAAAACTAAAAAAGAAGCAAAGGCTTTCCTCGAAGTTTGCCAGGGAGCTAATTTTGCTATCGAAGATATTACCACCCGTCCGGTGAAGAAAACGCCTCCTGCACCGTTCACGACTTCTACGTTGCAACAGGAAGCCGCCCGTAAACTGGGATATACCGTAGCACAGACCATGATGATTGCGCAACGCCTGTACGAATCGGGATTCATCACTTATATGCGTACGGACTCTGTCAACCTCTCGGAATTCGCAACGATAGGCAGCAAGGACGCCATCGTCAAGATGATGGGCGAACGTTATGTGCATCCCCGCCACTTTGAAACAAAGACCAAAGGCGCACAGGAAGCGCATGAGGCTATCCGTCCGACGTATATGGAAAACCAATCCGTAGAAGGCTCGGCACAGGAGAAGAAACTGTACGAACTGATTTGGAAACGTACTATCGCCTCACAGATGGCAGACGCGGAACTGGAAAAGACAACCGCAACCATCACGATAAGCGGCAGCAGCGATGTATTCACCGCTATCGGTGAAGTGATTAAGTTCGACGGATTCCTGCATGTTTACCGCGAATCTTATGACGACGACAGCGAGCAGGAAGATGAAAGCCGCCTGCTGCCTCCTTTGAAGAAGGGGCAGAAACTGGAACACGGTCCTATCACCGCCACCGAACGTTTCACTCAACGCCCGCCACGCTATACGGAAGCCAGCCTTGTACGCAAGTTGGAAGAACTGGGTATCGGACGTCCGTCTACGTATGCGCCTACTATTTCTACTATCCAGCAACGCGAGTATGTAGAAAAGGGAAACAAGGACGGGGAAGAACGCAACTTTAATGTGATGACTCTGAAAGACAATCAGATTAAAGACGAGAATCATTCCGAAATTACCGGTGCGGAAAAATCCAAGTTATTCCCCACGGATACGGGTACGGTGGTGAACGACTTCCTGACCGAATACTTCCCGGATATTCTGGACTTCAACTTTACGGCAAGTGTGGAAAAGGACTTCGACGAGATTGCGGAAGGCGGAGTGCAATGGACTTCCATCATGAAGACTTTCTATGATAAATTCCATCCGTCGGTAGAAAACACATTGGCTATCAAGACAGAACATAAGATAGGGGAACGCATGTTGGGAGAAGACCCGGAAAGCGGCAAGCCTGTTTCGGTGAAAATCGGGCGCTTCGGTCCTATGGCACAAATCGGCACGGCAGAAGATGAAGAGAAGCCACGGTTTGCCCAATTGAAGAAAGGACAGTCCATAGAAACGATCACCCTGGAAGAAGTTCTTGAATTATTCAAGCTCCCCCGCACGCTGGGCGAGTATGAAGGAAAGACGGTCAGTGTAGGTATCGGTCGTTTCGGTCCTTACATTTTGCATAATAAGGTATATGTATCTTTGCCGAAGACAATAGATCCGATGAAAATCAATCTCGAAGAGGCGGAACTGCTGATTTTGGAAAAACGTAAGAAAGAAGCCGAACGCCACATCAAGAAGTTTGAGGAAGAACCGGAACTGGAAATTCTGAATGGCCGTTTCGGACCCTATATTACTTATAAAGGTAACAACTATAAGATTCCTAAAGATATCGTCCCGCAGGATTTGAGTTTGCAGAGTTGCATGGAGCTAATCAAGATACAAGACGAAAAAGGAGCTACTTCTGCACCAAAAAAGAAGTT